One region of Kytococcus sedentarius DSM 20547 genomic DNA includes:
- a CDS encoding alcohol dehydrogenase catalytic domain-containing protein: MSTHPGPLHTTGAVLRTLQAEAPYAQSAPLEVRRLDLDPPGEREILVRIEAASVCHSDLSVVQGRRPRPLPMLLGHESAGIVEAVGPGVSTVGRGDRVVMTFLPRCGACEACDTEGRLPCTPGSAANERGDLLGGGRRLHADGESVAHHLGVSGFATHAVVDERSVVPVEADVPADVAAVLGCAVLTGGGAVMNVVELRRSSTIVVVGLGGVGMAAVLVARALGHEVVGVDGIASKRELARELGAARAWSPQEATEQEVRGHLVVDATGNPRGFETAVALTAPGGTTVTVGLPPADAESTLRPLALVAQARTITGSYLGSAVPRRDIPRFVDLWRQGRLPIERLISSHIGLEEINRAMDRLEAGDELRQVILLTDAPGEAAPA, translated from the coding sequence ATGAGCACGCACCCGGGCCCCCTGCACACCACCGGAGCGGTCCTGCGCACGCTGCAGGCCGAGGCCCCCTACGCGCAGTCGGCACCCCTGGAGGTGCGGCGCCTCGACCTGGACCCGCCCGGCGAGCGGGAGATCCTGGTGCGAATCGAGGCCGCCAGCGTGTGCCACTCCGACCTCTCGGTGGTCCAGGGGAGGCGTCCGCGCCCGCTGCCCATGCTGCTGGGGCACGAGTCCGCCGGCATCGTCGAGGCGGTCGGTCCCGGGGTGTCGACCGTCGGGCGGGGCGACCGGGTGGTCATGACCTTCCTGCCGCGGTGCGGCGCGTGCGAGGCCTGCGACACCGAGGGCCGGCTGCCCTGCACCCCCGGATCGGCGGCCAACGAGCGTGGTGATCTGCTGGGCGGTGGGCGCCGGCTGCACGCGGACGGGGAGTCGGTGGCGCACCACCTGGGTGTCTCGGGCTTCGCCACCCACGCCGTCGTCGACGAGCGCTCGGTCGTGCCGGTGGAGGCCGACGTGCCGGCCGATGTGGCTGCCGTGCTGGGCTGCGCGGTCCTCACCGGTGGGGGAGCGGTGATGAACGTGGTGGAGCTTCGTCGCAGCAGCACCATCGTGGTCGTCGGGCTGGGTGGGGTGGGCATGGCCGCCGTCCTGGTCGCGCGTGCGCTGGGCCACGAGGTGGTGGGTGTCGACGGCATCGCGAGCAAGCGTGAGCTGGCTCGCGAGCTCGGTGCGGCCCGGGCCTGGTCGCCTCAGGAGGCCACCGAGCAGGAGGTCCGCGGCCACCTGGTGGTGGACGCCACCGGCAACCCCCGCGGCTTCGAGACCGCCGTGGCCCTGACCGCACCCGGTGGCACCACCGTCACCGTCGGCCTGCCCCCGGCCGATGCCGAGAGCACCCTGCGGCCGCTGGCCCTGGTCGCGCAGGCCCGCACCATCACCGGCAGCTACCTCGGCTCGGCGGTCCCGCGTCGTGACATCCCCCGGTTCGTCGACCTGTGGCGCCAGGGCAGGCTGCCGATCGAGCGCCTCATCAGCTCCCACATCGGGCTCGAGGAGATCAACCGCGCCATGGACCGCCTCGAGGCCGGTGACGAGCTGCGGCAGGTGATCCTCCTGACCGACGCCCCGGGCGAGGCTGCACCCGCCTGA
- a CDS encoding NUDIX hydrolase: MTQSYHRPDPTGPIPLFVRVGEHVLALGHGVDPTWLARELGATAREGAVPVVDHGPVDEAGDRPLVLDYGDGYDPADLPRPAAPGMVVESGAPPRRQRVATHAVVFDPSGERVLLTALWDDFTETEFWNWPGGGVDPGETFAEALAREVWEETGHDLLEAVPLAVRSWTGTGRRSDGAEEDFHGISLVWAGRVATVHEPVVHDVGGSTTRAAWVPVSDPRVSASIERNADDLRRARAVMGD; encoded by the coding sequence ATGACCCAGAGCTACCACCGTCCTGATCCGACCGGGCCCATCCCGCTGTTCGTGCGGGTGGGGGAGCACGTCCTGGCGCTGGGGCACGGGGTGGACCCGACCTGGTTGGCCCGCGAGCTGGGGGCTACGGCCCGCGAGGGCGCCGTCCCGGTGGTGGACCACGGACCGGTGGACGAGGCGGGGGACCGGCCGCTGGTGCTCGACTACGGCGACGGGTACGACCCGGCGGACCTCCCCCGTCCCGCGGCGCCGGGGATGGTGGTCGAGTCCGGCGCACCGCCGCGCCGCCAGCGGGTGGCCACCCACGCGGTGGTGTTCGACCCGTCCGGTGAGCGGGTGCTGCTGACCGCGCTGTGGGACGACTTCACCGAGACCGAGTTCTGGAACTGGCCCGGCGGCGGGGTCGACCCGGGGGAGACCTTTGCCGAGGCGTTGGCCCGGGAGGTCTGGGAGGAGACCGGCCACGACCTGCTCGAGGCCGTGCCGCTGGCCGTGCGGTCGTGGACCGGGACGGGGCGGCGGTCCGACGGGGCGGAGGAGGACTTCCACGGCATCAGCCTCGTGTGGGCGGGCCGTGTGGCGACGGTCCACGAGCCGGTGGTCCACGACGTCGGCGGGTCGACCACCCGGGCAGCCTGGGTGCCGGTGTCCGATCCTCGGGTGAGTGCCAGCATCGAGCGCAACGCCGACGACCTGCGGCGCGCCCGGGCGGTGATGGGGGACTGA
- a CDS encoding lysylphosphatidylglycerol synthase transmembrane domain-containing protein, translating to MSDQPATPHGSTSLSGDLDPQGAGLSPARAVSAVVGLSAAAVIIIWGLPWIADTTWAQIGRQLRRLTATDIAWLTGLTSVAVLFYTLVMTGSIRGLRTGQAVISNLVGTMISTTFPLGGAVGVGATYAMFRSWGFDRKDVSSALTVIGVWNILGRAALPAIAAAWMLYEAVGTLPREVVFSLTLGGGIGGALLLFFVLAVASRTVAGGLGSALGWLASPLTRWFEVDRSDFRQVALDLRSRIATTVRTGGLAMTLGMIGFLGFYALVFWLCLRYMGVDISPVQAFAAYAVGRLLTAFPITPGSMGVTEAGALAILVAGGASPAGASAAVLLFSLFTNVLHVPAGIIAGVVWVLTAGRSPARPHLGRSA from the coding sequence ATGTCCGACCAGCCCGCCACCCCGCACGGTTCCACGTCGCTGAGCGGCGATCTCGACCCGCAGGGCGCTGGGCTCTCCCCGGCCCGCGCCGTCTCGGCCGTCGTCGGACTCTCGGCGGCAGCGGTCATCATCATCTGGGGCCTGCCGTGGATCGCCGACACCACCTGGGCCCAGATCGGCCGGCAGCTGCGCCGCCTGACCGCCACCGACATCGCTTGGCTGACCGGTCTCACGTCCGTGGCCGTGCTCTTCTACACCCTGGTCATGACCGGCTCCATCCGCGGGCTGCGCACCGGTCAGGCGGTCATCTCCAACCTGGTGGGCACGATGATCTCCACCACCTTCCCCCTCGGCGGCGCGGTCGGGGTGGGGGCCACCTACGCGATGTTCCGCAGCTGGGGCTTCGACCGCAAGGACGTCTCCTCGGCCCTGACGGTCATCGGCGTGTGGAACATCCTGGGGCGCGCGGCGCTGCCCGCCATCGCCGCGGCCTGGATGCTCTACGAGGCGGTGGGCACCCTGCCGAGGGAGGTCGTCTTCTCGCTCACCCTCGGCGGCGGCATCGGCGGGGCCCTGCTGCTCTTCTTCGTCCTGGCAGTGGCCTCCCGCACCGTGGCCGGCGGGCTCGGCTCCGCGCTCGGCTGGCTCGCCTCCCCCCTCACCCGCTGGTTCGAGGTCGACCGGTCCGACTTCCGCCAGGTGGCGCTCGACCTGCGCTCCCGCATCGCGACCACCGTGCGCACCGGGGGCCTGGCCATGACCCTCGGGATGATCGGCTTCCTCGGTTTCTACGCCCTCGTCTTCTGGCTGTGCCTGCGCTACATGGGCGTCGACATCTCCCCCGTGCAGGCCTTCGCCGCCTACGCCGTGGGCCGACTCCTGACCGCGTTCCCCATCACCCCCGGGTCGATGGGGGTGACCGAGGCCGGCGCGCTGGCGATCCTCGTGGCCGGCGGCGCCTCGCCCGCCGGGGCCTCGGCCGCGGTGCTGCTGTTCAGCCTCTTCACCAA
- the sucC gene encoding ADP-forming succinate--CoA ligase subunit beta, which produces MDLFEYQARDMFEKHGVPVLAGEVATTPEEARAAAERIGQKSGGVVVVKAQVKTGGRGKAGGVKVVKSPEEAQEAAEAILGMDIKGHTVHTVMIAQGAKIAEEYYFSILLDRTNRSYLAMCSKEGGVEIEQLAVERPEALARIEIDPSVGLDDAKAAEIVEAAGFTDSKDELAKTFKTLYTVYTEEDASLVEVNPLVKTEDGEIIALDGKVTLDENSDFRQPHHADLEDKEAADPLEAKAKAKGLNYVKLDGNVGIIGNGAGLVMSTLDVVAYAGEDKTGGKAKPANFLDIGGGASAQVMADGLDVILGDEQVKSVFVNVFGGITACDAVANGIVQALEMLGDDATKPLVVRLDGNNVEEGRKILADANHPLVSIADTMDGGAEKAAELAAKEN; this is translated from the coding sequence GTGGATCTCTTCGAGTACCAGGCCCGTGACATGTTCGAGAAGCACGGGGTTCCGGTGCTGGCCGGTGAGGTCGCCACCACCCCCGAAGAGGCTCGAGCTGCCGCGGAGCGAATCGGACAGAAGTCCGGTGGTGTCGTGGTCGTCAAGGCCCAGGTCAAGACCGGTGGGCGTGGCAAGGCCGGCGGTGTGAAGGTCGTGAAGTCCCCCGAGGAGGCGCAGGAGGCCGCTGAGGCCATCCTCGGCATGGACATCAAGGGCCACACCGTGCACACGGTGATGATCGCCCAGGGCGCCAAGATCGCCGAGGAGTACTACTTCTCCATCCTGCTGGACCGCACCAACCGCTCCTACCTGGCCATGTGCTCGAAGGAGGGCGGCGTCGAGATCGAGCAGCTCGCCGTCGAGCGCCCGGAGGCGCTGGCCCGCATCGAGATCGACCCGTCGGTCGGTCTGGATGACGCGAAGGCCGCCGAGATCGTCGAGGCCGCCGGGTTCACCGACAGCAAGGACGAGCTCGCCAAGACCTTCAAGACCCTGTACACGGTCTACACCGAGGAGGACGCCTCGCTGGTCGAGGTGAACCCGCTGGTGAAGACCGAGGACGGCGAGATCATCGCGCTGGACGGCAAGGTCACGCTGGACGAGAACTCCGACTTCCGTCAGCCGCACCACGCGGACCTGGAGGACAAGGAGGCCGCGGACCCGCTGGAGGCCAAGGCCAAGGCCAAGGGCCTCAACTACGTGAAGCTCGACGGCAACGTCGGCATCATCGGCAACGGCGCCGGCCTCGTGATGTCCACCCTGGACGTCGTGGCCTACGCCGGCGAGGACAAGACCGGTGGCAAGGCCAAGCCGGCCAACTTCCTGGACATCGGTGGCGGCGCCTCGGCGCAGGTCATGGCCGACGGCCTCGACGTGATCCTCGGCGACGAGCAGGTCAAGAGCGTCTTCGTGAACGTCTTCGGCGGCATCACCGCCTGCGACGCCGTGGCCAACGGCATCGTGCAGGCGCTCGAGATGCTGGGTGACGACGCCACCAAGCCGCTGGTCGTGCGCCTGGACGGCAACAACGTCGAGGAGGGTCGCAAGATCCTCGCCGACGCCAACCACCCGCTGGTGAGCATTGCCGACACGATGGACGGCGGCGCCGAGAAGGCGGCCGAGCTGGCCGCGAAGGAGAACTGA
- a CDS encoding cell division protein PerM, giving the protein MPTSSTTVRTPARDRTPARAPAGRSWGASALTAGAGWGVLATLVAHALLAGLAFAAWVSAPSPTLSAAQAGREGVRLTQLAQGARLELGDPLAVAGEVTRWSLVGGPTLVTLAWSAALFWALRRLVRGLFMDPDLPGSVPAAAVGGGVAGAVATSLALGLAVGALPEGGGFVRWVVLMTCTAALACALGALAGAPPRRVDGWFSDWPGHAGEVLQDAVGPALRAAAALAVAGLVGVVAVVALGFDQVVAVHRALAPGSLGSVVLVLAQLGWLPTLVVWAVAWGSGAGLAVGDAGASPHQVPEVTLPAVPVLGAVPDAGPLPPAWWLVLLVGVGVGALLPGAVRGRLAEFVEVASWTDVVWRCLAASALVGAAVWFLGHHATTGVAPGPLAAVGPSPWSGPAVAGQLALGAGLRLGVERLLSRPA; this is encoded by the coding sequence ATGCCGACCTCCTCCACCACCGTGCGCACCCCCGCTCGTGACCGCACCCCTGCCCGGGCCCCTGCGGGGCGGTCGTGGGGTGCCTCGGCCCTCACGGCCGGGGCCGGCTGGGGTGTGCTGGCCACCTTGGTGGCCCACGCGCTGCTGGCCGGGCTGGCCTTCGCGGCCTGGGTCAGCGCCCCGTCACCGACGCTCTCGGCGGCCCAGGCCGGCCGGGAGGGCGTCCGCCTGACCCAGCTCGCCCAGGGTGCCCGCCTCGAGCTGGGCGACCCCTTGGCGGTGGCCGGGGAGGTCACGCGGTGGAGCCTGGTGGGGGGGCCGACCCTGGTGACCCTGGCGTGGTCCGCCGCCCTCTTCTGGGCGCTGCGACGTTTGGTGCGCGGCCTCTTCATGGACCCCGACCTGCCCGGCAGCGTGCCGGCAGCGGCCGTAGGTGGCGGCGTCGCCGGCGCCGTGGCGACCAGCCTGGCCCTCGGTCTGGCCGTGGGTGCCCTGCCGGAGGGCGGTGGCTTCGTCCGGTGGGTGGTGCTGATGACCTGCACGGCGGCCCTGGCATGCGCGCTGGGGGCCCTTGCCGGTGCCCCGCCGCGGCGGGTCGACGGGTGGTTCTCCGACTGGCCCGGTCACGCCGGCGAGGTGCTGCAGGATGCGGTCGGCCCGGCGCTGCGTGCCGCGGCGGCCCTCGCCGTCGCGGGACTGGTGGGGGTCGTGGCGGTGGTCGCGCTCGGGTTCGACCAGGTGGTGGCGGTGCACCGGGCCCTCGCCCCGGGGAGCCTCGGTTCGGTGGTGCTCGTCCTGGCCCAGCTGGGGTGGCTCCCCACCCTCGTGGTGTGGGCGGTCGCCTGGGGCAGTGGCGCGGGCCTGGCCGTGGGCGATGCCGGGGCCTCCCCGCACCAGGTTCCCGAGGTCACCCTCCCGGCCGTCCCCGTGCTGGGCGCCGTGCCCGATGCGGGACCCCTCCCGCCGGCGTGGTGGCTGGTGCTCCTGGTCGGGGTTGGGGTGGGTGCGCTGCTGCCGGGGGCCGTGCGGGGCCGGTTGGCCGAGTTCGTGGAGGTCGCGTCCTGGACCGACGTGGTCTGGCGTTGCCTGGCGGCCAGCGCGTTGGTGGGCGCCGCCGTCTGGTTCCTGGGCCACCACGCCACGACGGGGGTGGCGCCCGGGCCGCTGGCGGCCGTGGGGCCCAGCCCCTGGTCGGGGCCGGCCGTGGCGGGTCAGCTGGCGCTCGGGGCCGGTCTGCGGCTGGGGGTGGAGCGGCTGCTCAGCCGCCCTGCGTGA
- the sucD gene encoding succinate--CoA ligase subunit alpha produces the protein MAIFLNNDSKVIVQGMTGSEGMKHTQRMLTSGTNVVGGVNPKKAGTEVEFEGGTSVPVFGSVKEAMEATGANVSVLFVPPKFSKDAVLEAVEAEIELAVVITEGIPVQDSAEFWAEAKKAGKTRIIGPNCPGIISPGQSNAGIIPANIAEGGRIGLVSKSGTLTYQMMYELRDFGFSTAIGIGGDPIVGTTHIDALEAFQNDDETDAIVMIGEIGGDAEERAADYIKEHVTKPVVGYVAGFTAPEGKTMGHAGAIVSGSSGTAEAKKEALEAVGVKVGKTPSQTADLMREIMKGLQG, from the coding sequence ATGGCGATCTTCCTGAACAACGACTCCAAGGTCATCGTCCAGGGCATGACCGGCTCCGAGGGCATGAAGCACACCCAGCGCATGCTCACCTCGGGGACCAACGTCGTAGGCGGCGTGAACCCGAAGAAGGCCGGCACCGAGGTCGAGTTCGAGGGCGGCACCTCCGTGCCGGTGTTCGGCTCGGTCAAGGAGGCCATGGAGGCCACCGGCGCGAACGTGTCCGTGCTCTTCGTGCCCCCGAAGTTCTCCAAGGACGCCGTCCTGGAGGCCGTCGAGGCCGAGATCGAGCTGGCTGTCGTCATCACCGAGGGCATCCCGGTGCAGGACTCCGCCGAGTTCTGGGCCGAGGCCAAGAAGGCCGGCAAGACCCGCATCATCGGCCCGAACTGCCCCGGCATCATCAGCCCCGGCCAGTCCAACGCCGGCATCATCCCGGCCAACATCGCCGAGGGTGGCCGCATCGGCCTGGTGTCCAAGTCGGGCACGCTGACCTACCAGATGATGTACGAGCTGCGGGACTTCGGCTTCTCGACGGCCATCGGCATCGGCGGTGACCCGATCGTGGGCACCACGCACATCGACGCGCTGGAGGCCTTCCAGAACGACGACGAGACCGACGCCATCGTGATGATCGGCGAGATCGGTGGCGACGCCGAGGAGCGCGCCGCCGACTACATCAAGGAGCACGTCACCAAGCCGGTCGTCGGCTACGTGGCCGGCTTCACCGCCCCGGAGGGCAAGACCATGGGCCACGCCGGCGCCATCGTCTCGGGTTCCTCCGGCACCGCGGAGGCGAAGAAGGAGGCCCTCGAGGCCGTGGGCGTGAAGGTCGGCAAGACGCCGTCCCAGACCGCCGACCTGATGCGCGAGATCATGAAGGGCCTGCAGGGCTGA
- the pcrA gene encoding DNA helicase PcrA: protein MSNPFAELDLFGQPANPPAGVPGDGAPGSGVGADGVPDWARGDGPPPSMGTARPQRRPARPTPPTEEELLEGLNPPQREAVLHAGSPLLIIAGAGSGKTRVLTHRIAHLLRHRGVHPGQILAITFTNKAAAEMRERVEALVGPPARAMWVSTFHSACVRILRREAKTVGLRSTFSIYDAADSQRLISLVLRELDLDPKRFPPGAVSHRISGAKNELLDAEAFANAVNENNPYDRAIAEVYTRYSQRLREANALDFDDLIMMTVNILQAFPAVAEHYRRRFRHILVDEYQDTNHAQYVLVRELTGGAGSTGGVEPGQQPAEHQVPPAELCVVGDADQSIYAFRGATIRNIVEFETDYPEARTILLEQNYRSTQTILTAANTLIGRNERRRAKNLWSEAGDGDRIVGYVADNEHDEASFVAERIDQLVDRGEAVPGDVAVFYRTNAQSRALEEVFVRVGLPYRVVGGTRFYERREIKDALAYLRVLVNPTDTVNLRRILNVPKRGIGDRAEGALVALAERERIPFVAALGRAEDAPGLATRSLKAVQSFASLLEALRTVAEAGGGVADVLEAVLEQTGYAQQLRDSDDPQDESRLENLAELVSVAREFDEAAADPDSPTAGEVGGAAHLAAFLEQVSLVADTDAGADEDSEQGVVTLMTLHSAKGLEFPVVFLTGLEDGTFPHMRSLNDPDELEEERRLAYVGITRARERLHLSRASVRSAYGSPQYNPPSRFLGELPEHLLHWEREGAVGAHAPTSQPAVARLAGRIAPERTRTVVQLEAGDRVTHDSFGLGTVVRVEGVGDKAMAHVDFGGDLGTKRLLLRYAPVEKL, encoded by the coding sequence ATGAGCAATCCCTTCGCAGAACTCGACCTCTTCGGCCAGCCCGCGAACCCTCCGGCCGGGGTTCCGGGGGACGGCGCACCGGGGTCGGGTGTGGGGGCGGACGGGGTGCCCGACTGGGCGCGGGGGGACGGCCCGCCGCCCTCGATGGGGACCGCCCGGCCCCAGCGGCGCCCCGCCCGGCCGACCCCGCCCACCGAGGAGGAGCTCCTGGAGGGCCTGAACCCGCCGCAGCGGGAGGCCGTCCTGCACGCGGGGTCCCCGCTGCTGATCATCGCCGGTGCCGGGTCGGGCAAGACGCGGGTGCTGACGCACCGCATCGCCCACCTCCTGCGCCACCGCGGGGTGCACCCGGGGCAGATCCTGGCCATCACCTTCACCAACAAGGCCGCAGCCGAGATGCGGGAGCGCGTCGAGGCGCTGGTGGGCCCGCCGGCCCGGGCGATGTGGGTCTCGACCTTCCACTCGGCCTGCGTGCGGATCCTGCGGCGCGAGGCCAAGACGGTCGGGCTGCGCTCCACCTTCTCGATCTACGACGCGGCCGACAGCCAGCGGTTGATCAGCCTGGTGCTGCGCGAGCTCGACCTCGACCCCAAGCGCTTTCCGCCGGGCGCGGTCTCGCACCGCATCTCCGGGGCCAAGAACGAGTTGCTGGACGCGGAGGCCTTCGCGAACGCGGTGAACGAGAACAACCCGTACGACCGGGCCATCGCCGAGGTCTACACCCGGTACTCGCAGCGCCTGCGCGAGGCCAACGCGCTGGATTTCGACGACCTCATCATGATGACGGTCAACATCCTGCAGGCCTTCCCCGCGGTCGCCGAGCACTACCGGCGCCGGTTCCGCCACATCCTGGTGGACGAGTACCAGGACACCAACCACGCCCAGTACGTCCTGGTGCGCGAGCTCACGGGCGGTGCGGGCTCGACCGGCGGGGTGGAGCCCGGGCAGCAGCCCGCCGAGCACCAGGTGCCGCCGGCCGAGCTGTGCGTGGTCGGTGACGCCGACCAGTCCATCTACGCCTTCCGGGGCGCCACCATCCGCAACATCGTGGAGTTCGAGACCGACTACCCCGAGGCGCGGACCATCCTGCTGGAGCAGAACTACCGCTCCACCCAGACCATCCTCACGGCGGCGAACACGCTCATCGGCCGCAACGAGCGGCGGCGCGCCAAGAACCTGTGGTCCGAGGCCGGGGACGGCGACCGGATCGTCGGCTACGTGGCGGACAACGAGCACGACGAGGCCAGCTTCGTGGCCGAGCGGATCGACCAGCTGGTCGACCGCGGGGAGGCCGTCCCCGGGGACGTCGCGGTCTTCTACCGCACCAATGCGCAGTCGCGCGCGCTGGAGGAGGTCTTCGTGCGGGTGGGCCTGCCCTACCGTGTGGTGGGCGGTACCCGCTTCTACGAGCGCCGCGAGATCAAGGACGCGTTGGCCTATCTGCGGGTCCTGGTCAACCCGACGGACACGGTGAACCTGCGCCGCATCCTCAACGTCCCCAAGCGCGGCATCGGGGACCGGGCCGAGGGCGCCCTGGTGGCGCTGGCCGAGCGGGAGCGCATCCCCTTCGTCGCGGCGCTGGGCCGCGCCGAGGACGCGCCTGGTCTGGCCACCCGGTCGCTCAAGGCAGTCCAGTCCTTCGCCTCGCTGTTGGAGGCGCTGCGCACGGTGGCCGAGGCCGGGGGCGGCGTGGCCGACGTGCTGGAGGCCGTGCTGGAGCAGACCGGGTACGCCCAGCAGCTGCGTGACTCCGACGACCCGCAGGACGAGAGCCGGTTGGAGAACCTCGCCGAGCTGGTGTCCGTCGCCCGCGAGTTCGACGAGGCGGCCGCCGACCCGGACAGCCCGACCGCCGGTGAGGTGGGGGGCGCAGCGCACCTGGCGGCCTTCCTGGAACAGGTCTCCCTCGTTGCGGACACCGATGCGGGGGCGGACGAGGACTCCGAGCAGGGCGTCGTGACGCTGATGACCCTGCACAGCGCCAAGGGCCTGGAGTTCCCGGTGGTCTTCCTGACCGGCCTGGAGGACGGCACCTTCCCGCACATGCGCTCCCTCAACGACCCCGACGAGCTCGAGGAGGAGCGGCGCCTGGCCTACGTGGGCATCACCCGCGCCCGCGAGCGGCTGCACCTGTCGCGGGCGAGCGTCCGCTCGGCCTACGGCTCCCCGCAGTACAACCCGCCGTCCCGCTTCCTGGGCGAGCTCCCCGAGCACCTGCTGCACTGGGAGCGCGAGGGCGCCGTGGGTGCCCATGCCCCGACCAGCCAGCCCGCCGTCGCGCGGCTGGCCGGCCGCATCGCCCCCGAGCGCACGCGCACCGTGGTCCAGCTGGAGGCCGGCGACCGGGTGACGCACGACTCCTTCGGACTGGGCACCGTGGTCCGGGTGGAGGGCGTCGGGGACAAGGCGATGGCGCACGTCGACTTCGGCGGGGACCTGGGCACCAAGCGCCTGTTGCTGCGCTACGCCCCGGTGGAGAAGCTCTGA